One genomic window of Streptomyces sp. NBC_01498 includes the following:
- the fxsT gene encoding FxSxx-COOH system tetratricopeptide repeat protein: MVAQRHLTGDGGPDQESQHFVVVFPGHHRPWATWIARRLEAHGHRVTTHRWDPDREQALEDALGDLLLARGRVLLVLSDWFFKLGPRRDGEWNDVLRGFVADHADRFAAVNLTNRSLAPATAVLQPVDLWGIGEQEAERRLLTQLSLEPAAPRPDMTPSPSRYPSDAPAVWGEVPRRNLRFTGRDDLLNRVQEALTEVQPGAAVCALVGMAGIGKTQLAAEYAHRFSADYDVVWWVNSDQRGIQRDRFGELAPALGLRSGSEPGERIRAVRDALRRGAPHGRWLVIFDGWEEVEEAAAMLPRGGTGHVLITSRNHGWRAVGDLVEVPVFQRAESTGYLMRRAPHITAGEADEVAAEFQDLPLQLTHAAALLGESRMPAPEYLDKVHSGEINPLDEAAELGDYPSSSLTSWSMLFNRVRESEPRALELLKLCACFAPGRIPIGLVRGAAPEDLPEELRWIADDTPDWPRALDTLANLSVITRDSRSLSVSTARDTGSRQESVHMHRVVHGIVSRLTAGDDREAHREVVRRVLAVSDPVEYSDTRQWPRYAEILPQLEVSGALESTRPRTVQLVLNCLRYCYASGEYTVGRDLARRVRDRWVGLFAPDSPQMLELTAQTTVILRASGRFHEAYDRDSVALDLLLAQPEPDPIRLMNANRGLSSDLRFLGRYPESHRLQRDVVEVCRELLGEDEWNTLQAQHNLGVSLRLLGQYEKAYETDLDTLRRRETVLRARHVGTLHSINACARDLRLLGRYHDALARQEMAVRTQIQVLGEHHPQTLWAQHNLVMCKRRAGAKGEDLGPMMADLLLHHERSYGKGHHNNLMLVTDYGNYLRVHGDLGLARELLTEAEDTYRALVGQAHPVTTGMQSNIGLLMQAEGDRDGALVLFEQALTGLRTLLGDDHPWTLCCALNATGGRNLTGRLEEAAELSRDTLRRSRAALGDDHPMTLSSQTALAADLRALRQHEEADKVEEDALQKLTRTMGAQHQHTLSARQRVRPYWDFEPYLG, from the coding sequence ATGGTCGCTCAGCGGCACCTGACGGGGGACGGCGGCCCCGATCAGGAGTCCCAGCATTTCGTGGTCGTCTTCCCCGGCCACCACCGGCCGTGGGCCACCTGGATCGCCCGCCGGCTCGAAGCCCACGGGCACCGGGTCACCACGCACCGCTGGGACCCGGACCGCGAACAGGCCCTGGAGGACGCCCTCGGCGACCTCCTGCTGGCCAGAGGCCGGGTCCTGCTGGTGCTCAGCGACTGGTTCTTCAAGCTCGGACCGCGCCGCGACGGCGAGTGGAACGACGTGCTGCGCGGCTTCGTCGCCGACCACGCCGACCGGTTCGCGGCCGTCAACCTGACCAACCGCTCCCTCGCGCCGGCCACCGCGGTCCTCCAGCCGGTCGACCTGTGGGGCATCGGCGAACAGGAGGCGGAGCGGCGCCTGCTGACCCAGCTCTCCCTCGAACCGGCGGCCCCCCGCCCGGACATGACGCCCTCCCCGTCCCGCTACCCCAGCGACGCCCCCGCCGTCTGGGGTGAGGTGCCGCGCCGCAACCTCCGCTTCACCGGCCGCGACGACCTGCTCAACCGGGTGCAGGAAGCCCTCACGGAGGTCCAGCCCGGCGCCGCCGTCTGCGCGCTCGTCGGCATGGCGGGCATCGGCAAGACCCAGCTCGCCGCCGAGTACGCCCACCGCTTCAGCGCCGACTACGACGTCGTCTGGTGGGTCAACTCCGACCAGCGCGGCATCCAGCGCGACCGGTTCGGCGAGCTGGCGCCGGCCCTCGGCCTGCGCAGCGGCTCCGAGCCCGGCGAGCGGATCCGCGCGGTGCGCGACGCCCTGCGCCGGGGCGCCCCGCACGGCCGCTGGCTGGTGATCTTCGACGGCTGGGAGGAGGTCGAGGAGGCCGCCGCGATGCTGCCGCGCGGCGGCACCGGCCATGTGCTGATCACCTCGCGCAACCACGGCTGGCGGGCGGTCGGGGACCTCGTGGAGGTGCCGGTCTTCCAGCGCGCCGAGTCGACCGGCTACCTGATGCGCCGGGCCCCGCACATCACGGCGGGCGAGGCGGACGAGGTCGCCGCCGAGTTCCAGGACCTGCCGCTCCAGCTGACCCACGCGGCGGCGCTGCTCGGCGAGTCGCGGATGCCGGCGCCGGAGTACCTCGACAAGGTGCACAGCGGCGAGATCAACCCGCTGGACGAGGCGGCCGAACTGGGCGACTACCCCAGCTCGTCCCTCACGTCCTGGTCGATGCTGTTCAACCGGGTCCGGGAGTCCGAGCCGCGCGCGCTCGAACTGCTCAAGCTCTGCGCCTGCTTCGCCCCCGGCCGTATCCCCATCGGACTCGTCCGCGGCGCCGCCCCCGAGGACCTCCCGGAGGAGCTGCGCTGGATCGCCGACGACACCCCCGACTGGCCGCGCGCCCTGGACACCCTCGCCAACCTGTCGGTCATCACCCGGGATTCACGCAGCCTGTCCGTCTCGACGGCCCGTGACACCGGCTCCCGCCAGGAGTCCGTCCACATGCACCGGGTCGTGCACGGCATCGTCAGCCGGCTCACCGCCGGAGACGACCGCGAGGCCCACCGCGAGGTGGTCCGCCGGGTGCTCGCCGTCAGCGACCCCGTCGAGTACTCCGACACCCGGCAGTGGCCCCGGTACGCCGAGATCCTGCCCCAGCTCGAAGTGTCCGGCGCGCTGGAGTCCACCCGCCCGCGCACCGTGCAGCTCGTCCTCAACTGCCTGCGGTACTGCTACGCCAGCGGGGAGTACACCGTCGGCCGGGACCTCGCCCGGCGGGTCCGCGACAGGTGGGTCGGACTGTTCGCGCCCGACTCGCCGCAGATGCTGGAGCTGACCGCGCAGACCACGGTGATCCTGCGGGCCAGCGGCCGGTTCCACGAGGCGTACGACCGCGACAGCGTGGCCCTCGACCTGCTCCTCGCCCAGCCGGAGCCCGACCCGATCCGGCTGATGAACGCCAACCGGGGCCTCAGCTCCGACCTGCGCTTCCTCGGCCGCTACCCGGAGTCGCACCGGCTCCAGCGGGACGTGGTCGAGGTCTGCCGGGAACTCCTCGGCGAGGACGAGTGGAACACCCTCCAGGCCCAGCACAACCTCGGCGTGAGTCTGCGGCTCCTCGGCCAGTACGAGAAGGCGTACGAGACCGACCTCGACACGCTCCGCAGGCGCGAGACCGTCCTGCGCGCCCGGCACGTCGGCACCCTGCACTCGATCAACGCCTGCGCCCGCGACCTTCGCCTCCTCGGCCGCTACCACGACGCCCTGGCCCGGCAGGAGATGGCCGTACGGACCCAGATCCAGGTCCTCGGCGAACACCACCCGCAGACCCTGTGGGCGCAGCACAACCTGGTCATGTGCAAACGCCGGGCCGGCGCGAAGGGCGAGGACCTCGGCCCGATGATGGCCGATCTGCTGCTGCACCACGAGCGGTCGTACGGCAAGGGCCACCACAACAACCTGATGCTCGTCACCGACTACGGCAACTACCTGCGGGTGCACGGCGATCTGGGCCTGGCCCGGGAACTGCTCACCGAGGCCGAGGACACCTACCGCGCCCTGGTCGGCCAGGCCCACCCCGTCACCACCGGCATGCAGTCCAACATCGGACTGCTCATGCAGGCCGAGGGCGACCGGGACGGCGCGCTCGTCCTCTTCGAGCAGGCGCTCACCGGACTGCGCACCCTGCTCGGCGACGACCACCCGTGGACCCTGTGCTGCGCGCTGAACGCGACGGGCGGGCGCAATCTCACCGGCCGGCTGGAGGAGGCCGCCGAACTGAGCAGGGACACCCTGCGGCGCTCCCGCGCGGCCCTCGGCGACGACCACCCCATGACGCTCTCCAGCCAGACGGCGCTGGCGGCCGACCTGCGGGCGCTGCGCCAGCACGAGGAGGCGGACAAGGTCGAGGAGGACGCGCTCCAGAAGCTGACCCGCACCATGGGCGCGCAGCACCAGCACACCCTGTCGGCGCGCCAACGCGTGCGGCCCTACTGGGACTTCGAGCCGTATCTGGGCTGA
- a CDS encoding aKG-HExxH-type peptide beta-hydroxylase: protein MAPVPGAFAVPPGALVRLAATRQRTSDLDLLHAALHSRRLVLLKALLARVGHGGLPSEAAAAFDRDWRLLARAEAPAPAAARRQLDYPAVGGWIVAALNTDGPDALATALRPLGGIAVGTALRTGARLDTVLPTADGHLTLPGIGVHATRTRHVRVRSGPRGVLLTPQGRRTRSVLLGPGGRGTGAGWTSLAVLPGSAARLDDLGTGPAPGPGTDRAAWLTRWRAAVALLEAADPWRAGEVTGLVRSVVPMTPAAEGASSGTLRAAPWAVHSALPGTARRFAEVLVHELAHSKLAVLADLLPLHDADASAVHRVAWREDLRPLGGVLQGTYAHLALADLWSRVATRPGASPDARRAARARRAEYGEQVADALPVLLNSHQLTHHGTRFTVSMKQHLHTLGQGRNTPHERSDSLSGDGDVR from the coding sequence ATGGCTCCGGTCCCGGGGGCTTTCGCGGTCCCGCCCGGCGCCCTCGTGCGGCTCGCCGCCACCCGCCAGCGGACGTCCGACCTCGACCTGCTGCACGCGGCGCTGCACAGTCGGCGGCTGGTCCTCCTCAAGGCGCTCCTCGCCCGCGTCGGGCACGGCGGCTTACCGTCGGAGGCCGCCGCCGCGTTCGACCGCGACTGGCGCCTCCTGGCCCGCGCCGAAGCACCCGCCCCGGCCGCCGCCCGGCGGCAGCTCGACTACCCCGCCGTCGGCGGCTGGATCGTCGCCGCCCTCAACACGGACGGACCGGACGCCCTCGCGACCGCCCTCCGCCCCCTCGGGGGCATCGCCGTCGGGACGGCGCTGCGCACCGGGGCCCGGCTCGACACCGTACTGCCCACCGCCGACGGGCACCTGACCCTTCCCGGCATCGGCGTCCACGCCACCCGCACCCGCCACGTCCGGGTCCGCTCCGGCCCGCGCGGGGTCCTGCTCACCCCCCAGGGCCGCCGGACCCGCTCCGTCCTCCTGGGCCCCGGCGGCCGGGGCACCGGGGCCGGCTGGACCTCCCTGGCCGTGCTGCCCGGCAGCGCCGCCCGCCTCGACGACCTCGGCACCGGGCCCGCCCCCGGCCCCGGCACCGACCGCGCCGCCTGGCTCACCCGCTGGCGCGCCGCCGTGGCCCTGCTGGAGGCCGCCGACCCCTGGCGGGCCGGCGAGGTCACCGGGCTCGTACGGTCCGTGGTCCCGATGACCCCCGCCGCCGAGGGCGCCTCCAGCGGCACCCTGCGGGCCGCCCCCTGGGCCGTGCACTCCGCGCTGCCCGGCACCGCGCGACGGTTCGCCGAGGTGCTCGTCCACGAACTCGCCCACAGCAAGCTCGCCGTCCTCGCGGACCTGCTCCCGCTGCACGACGCCGACGCCTCCGCCGTGCACCGCGTCGCGTGGCGCGAGGACCTCCGCCCCCTCGGCGGCGTACTCCAGGGGACGTACGCGCACCTCGCCCTCGCCGACCTGTGGTCGCGGGTCGCGACCCGCCCCGGCGCCTCCCCGGACGCCCGCCGCGCCGCCCGCGCCCGCCGCGCGGAGTACGGCGAACAGGTGGCCGACGCGCTCCCCGTCCTGCTGAACAGCCATCAACTCACCCACCACGGAACCCGGTTCACGGTGTCGATGAAACAGCACCTCCACACCCTCGGCCAGGGCCGGAACACCCCGCACGAGCGGTCCGATTCCCTGTCAGGCGACGGTGACGTTCGGTAA
- a CDS encoding SAV_2336 N-terminal domain-related protein, translating into MTAPGPPPGATPRPPPGGAPDPSADPSADPSAGPVTEPSAGTSGAADGLTELVARLRAAGRDMSAEALADALWLARLTTPRARTPDRPGHDGPPTAGATASDTAVGPPTDEQAPPPEPPPPGPEQTAPLSLYAPSGAEAVPTRSFPIRAPATGALSGLLGLQRSLRPLRGYQPPVPPVLGTDLDEEETAERSAADGLLRPVRRPAARREAEIQLLMDASPTASVWQPTLERLRQACERLGAFRDVQVHYLHQGPDGSVMAGTGPDPHQTRLRPAGRLRDFSGRRLTLVISDCVGPLWQSGAAQRLLYRWAETSQIAVVQPLPPRLWDRTALPADPGTLVHEPGVGRGTRFLPDETHGRETPPAGALPVPVLLPTDRVLGHWAQLLGGTGTRTMRGAAGWVLPRHPARHAAGPYSGARTPQARLRDFRSGASPGALELAVHLAAVPLYLPVMQLVQEALLPDTGPMQLAEVLLGGLLERLPDIADMRGPRYDFAPGVRELLLEMLDRGAAELVLKYLSEYVTRRFGKGMRNFPALAVARLQGLDTGHPVVPEDPDGGPQADEELFAQVPARVVRWYQPVRPVPGRLDEAERLLGLWRDRRDRQMLFDAQALAEAALAAEGGGRSRHLLGRVLFARANTAEARRDPAEARRLLVRAEGLFTGREPATAVARADVRHELWRQDGDVQWLHAAVAGLVEMAEGGDLATETARRLRMGRVLLDLARTGPEREEPAGAAARELRSALPLLAELEAPPPRRAGALLDLVAALRLTGERDTAELLSLTDAAESAAGDSARLLLRARHERAWIHREAGDTEAADTAYRQAERGEPRDSRARCELLAEWGEMLLTVTGRPDRAEGILREALTNVSSRAPLRWRLHLLLGTALLGRYRGTGAGAGFLPDVYEGCHLLELSARRADDPVTRARAWLALAGARLELPDADTHFASVETAYGRALSEAPAPSVIAARALHGRGALYERMTRPFAALADYRAADRHWRRLTDHGTPVPEAEVRATRERIERLSR; encoded by the coding sequence GTGACCGCCCCCGGCCCGCCCCCCGGTGCCACGCCCCGCCCGCCCCCGGGCGGGGCGCCCGACCCGTCCGCCGACCCGTCCGCCGACCCGTCCGCGGGGCCGGTCACCGAGCCGTCGGCCGGGACCTCCGGCGCGGCCGACGGGCTGACGGAGCTGGTCGCCCGGCTGCGCGCGGCGGGCCGCGACATGTCGGCCGAAGCGCTGGCCGACGCCCTGTGGCTGGCCCGGCTGACGACCCCCAGGGCCCGGACACCGGACCGTCCCGGCCATGACGGCCCGCCCACCGCCGGGGCCACCGCCTCCGACACCGCCGTCGGCCCGCCCACCGACGAGCAGGCGCCCCCGCCCGAGCCCCCGCCCCCCGGCCCCGAACAGACCGCGCCCCTGTCGCTGTACGCCCCCTCCGGCGCCGAGGCCGTCCCCACCCGCTCCTTCCCGATACGGGCCCCCGCCACCGGGGCCCTGTCCGGACTGCTCGGCCTGCAACGCTCGCTGCGCCCCCTGCGCGGCTACCAGCCGCCCGTCCCCCCGGTCCTCGGTACGGATCTGGACGAGGAGGAGACCGCCGAACGCAGCGCCGCCGACGGCCTGTTGCGCCCCGTACGCCGCCCGGCCGCGCGCCGCGAGGCCGAGATCCAGCTCCTGATGGACGCCTCCCCGACCGCGTCCGTCTGGCAGCCGACCCTGGAACGTCTCCGCCAGGCGTGCGAACGGCTCGGCGCCTTCCGCGACGTCCAGGTGCACTATCTGCACCAGGGCCCGGACGGCTCGGTGATGGCGGGCACCGGGCCCGACCCGCACCAGACCCGGCTGCGCCCCGCCGGCCGGCTCCGCGACTTCTCCGGCCGCCGGCTCACCCTCGTCATCAGCGACTGCGTGGGCCCGCTGTGGCAGTCCGGCGCCGCCCAGCGGCTGCTGTACCGGTGGGCCGAGACCTCCCAGATCGCCGTCGTGCAGCCGCTGCCGCCCCGCCTGTGGGACCGTACGGCGCTGCCCGCCGACCCGGGGACGCTCGTGCACGAGCCGGGAGTGGGGCGCGGCACCCGGTTCCTGCCCGACGAGACGCACGGCCGCGAGACACCGCCCGCCGGGGCGCTCCCGGTGCCCGTCCTGCTGCCGACGGACCGGGTGCTCGGCCACTGGGCCCAACTGCTCGGCGGCACCGGCACCCGGACCATGCGCGGCGCGGCGGGCTGGGTCCTGCCCCGGCACCCGGCACGGCACGCGGCGGGGCCGTACTCCGGGGCACGCACCCCGCAGGCGCGGCTGCGCGATTTCCGCTCCGGCGCGTCGCCCGGCGCCCTCGAACTGGCCGTGCACCTCGCGGCCGTACCGCTCTACCTGCCCGTCATGCAGCTCGTGCAGGAGGCCCTGCTGCCGGACACCGGGCCGATGCAACTGGCCGAAGTGCTGCTGGGCGGGCTGCTGGAGCGGCTGCCGGACATCGCCGACATGCGGGGCCCGCGCTACGACTTCGCGCCCGGCGTCCGCGAACTGCTGCTGGAGATGCTCGACCGGGGCGCCGCCGAACTGGTCCTCAAGTACCTGTCGGAGTACGTCACCCGGCGCTTCGGCAAGGGCATGCGCAACTTCCCGGCGCTGGCCGTCGCCCGCCTCCAGGGACTGGACACCGGCCACCCGGTGGTGCCGGAGGACCCGGACGGCGGACCGCAGGCCGACGAGGAGCTGTTCGCGCAGGTCCCCGCCCGGGTGGTGCGCTGGTACCAGCCCGTACGCCCGGTGCCCGGCCGGCTCGACGAGGCGGAACGGCTGCTGGGCCTCTGGCGCGACCGGCGCGACCGGCAGATGCTCTTCGACGCGCAGGCGCTCGCCGAGGCGGCGCTGGCCGCCGAGGGAGGCGGGCGCTCCCGGCATCTGCTGGGCCGGGTGCTGTTCGCCCGCGCCAACACGGCGGAGGCACGCCGCGACCCCGCCGAGGCACGTCGGCTGCTGGTCCGCGCCGAAGGGCTGTTCACCGGGCGCGAACCGGCCACGGCGGTCGCCCGCGCCGACGTCCGGCACGAACTGTGGCGCCAGGACGGTGACGTCCAGTGGCTGCACGCGGCCGTCGCCGGACTGGTCGAGATGGCCGAGGGAGGAGACCTCGCCACCGAGACGGCGCGCCGGCTGCGGATGGGCCGGGTCCTGCTCGACCTCGCCAGGACCGGACCCGAACGGGAGGAGCCGGCCGGCGCCGCCGCCCGCGAACTGCGCTCCGCCCTGCCCCTGCTGGCCGAACTGGAGGCCCCGCCGCCCCGCCGGGCCGGCGCGCTCCTCGACCTGGTGGCCGCGCTGCGGCTGACCGGCGAACGCGACACGGCGGAACTCCTCTCCCTCACCGACGCGGCCGAGTCGGCCGCCGGGGACAGCGCCCGCCTGCTGCTGCGGGCCCGGCACGAACGCGCCTGGATCCACCGGGAGGCGGGGGACACCGAGGCGGCGGACACCGCGTACCGGCAGGCGGAGCGCGGCGAGCCGCGCGACAGCCGCGCCCGCTGCGAACTCCTCGCCGAATGGGGCGAGATGCTGCTCACCGTGACCGGCCGGCCCGACCGCGCGGAGGGCATCCTGCGCGAGGCGCTGACCAACGTCTCCTCCCGCGCCCCGCTGCGCTGGCGGCTTCATCTGCTGCTCGGTACGGCGCTGCTGGGCCGCTACCGGGGCACCGGGGCGGGCGCCGGTTTCCTGCCCGACGTCTACGAGGGCTGCCATCTGCTGGAGTTGTCGGCCCGCCGCGCCGACGACCCGGTCACCCGGGCCCGCGCCTGGCTGGCGCTGGCCGGCGCGCGGCTCGAACTGCCCGACGCCGACACGCACTTCGCCTCCGTGGAGACGGCCTACGGGCGGGCGCTCAGCGAGGCCCCCGCCCCTTCCGTGATCGCCGCCCGCGCCCTGCACGGCCGGGGCGCCCTGTACGAACGCATGACCCGCCCCTTCGCCGCCCTGGCCGACTACCGCGCGGCCGACCGCCATTGGCGCCGGCTGACGGACCACGGCACCCCGGTCCCGGAGGCCGAGGTCCGGGCGACCCGCGAACGGATCGAGAGACTGAGCCGGTGA
- a CDS encoding AAA family ATPase produces MSDWRIYRGAGLPHDGARHLPDPPPWREFTARDTGRTAGTDGASGTDTGHRTHGTPREADTEEVDNARRLGVKRRLVESFHPRPEEVEAVNAALQLRRPLLVTGNPGTGKSTLAHAVAHELRLGRVLRWPVVSRTTLQDGLYHYDAIGRLQDVQLDRAVSGDTVRQPPIGSYIRLGPLGTALLPSPDGLPRVLLIDEFDKSDIDLPNDLLNVLEEGEFTIRELERRVEREPATDVLTDDGTPATVTGGRVRCTAFPFIILTSNGERDFPAALLRRCIQLDLKPPGEKQLAAMVAAHLGEEALEEGAELIERFLQREPGEVVATDQLLNALYVTQRAADAEQVTRNRLAEMLLRPLDRPR; encoded by the coding sequence GTGAGCGACTGGCGCATCTACCGGGGAGCGGGACTGCCGCACGACGGTGCGCGGCACTTACCCGATCCGCCCCCCTGGCGGGAGTTCACCGCGCGGGACACCGGCCGCACGGCGGGTACGGACGGCGCGAGCGGCACGGACACGGGCCACCGTACGCACGGTACGCCGCGGGAGGCGGACACCGAGGAGGTCGACAACGCGCGCCGGCTGGGCGTCAAACGCCGCCTCGTGGAGTCGTTCCACCCGCGCCCCGAAGAGGTCGAGGCCGTCAACGCCGCGCTGCAACTGCGCCGTCCGCTGCTCGTCACCGGCAACCCCGGCACCGGAAAATCGACCCTCGCCCACGCCGTCGCCCACGAACTGCGCCTCGGCCGCGTCCTGCGCTGGCCCGTCGTCAGCCGCACCACCCTCCAGGACGGCCTCTACCACTACGACGCCATCGGACGGCTCCAGGACGTCCAGCTCGACCGGGCCGTCTCCGGGGACACCGTGCGCCAGCCGCCCATCGGCTCGTACATCAGGCTCGGCCCGCTCGGTACGGCGCTGCTGCCCTCGCCCGACGGGCTGCCCCGGGTGCTGCTCATCGACGAGTTCGACAAGAGCGACATCGACCTGCCGAACGACCTCCTGAACGTCCTGGAGGAGGGCGAGTTCACCATCCGGGAACTGGAGCGGCGGGTCGAGCGCGAACCCGCCACCGACGTCCTGACCGACGACGGGACACCGGCGACCGTCACCGGCGGCCGGGTGCGGTGCACCGCGTTCCCGTTCATCATCCTCACCTCCAACGGCGAACGGGACTTCCCCGCCGCCCTGTTGCGCCGCTGCATCCAGCTCGACCTGAAACCGCCGGGCGAGAAACAGCTCGCCGCGATGGTGGCCGCGCATCTGGGGGAGGAGGCCCTGGAGGAGGGCGCCGAGCTGATCGAGCGGTTCCTCCAGCGCGAGCCCGGCGAGGTCGTCGCCACCGACCAGCTGCTGAACGCGCTGTACGTGACCCAGCGGGCGGCCGACGCCGAACAGGTCACCCGCAACCGGCTCGCCGAGATGCTGCTCCGCCCGCTCGACCGTCCGAGGTGA